The Prinia subflava isolate CZ2003 ecotype Zambia chromosome 2, Cam_Psub_1.2, whole genome shotgun sequence genomic sequence GGCTCATAATTAGTTCCAAACTCTGCGTGATCACAGCTGCCAAGAAAGAAAAGTTGCTCATGTTTAATTTAGAGCCACTCATATGTTTCCCAGCTAAATTAAACCAAAGCCAAACCGGGGAATTTGGAAACCACTGAAAATAAGGGGAACTCTGGAGTGCTTAACAATTACTTCCTCATAAGACATGCCCAAGAGGAAGAGAGGTGCTTTTCAGtcatggagctgctctcctaAGCATGAGGAGGATcatgctttccttcctctgcttaCTGATGCACCTGCTTCAGGATGAGACAACTTGTAAGTAACTTGTAAGGgctttttgctcttttcctgtgtgtgaagggaggagggggtggGATGACAGGGCTTGTTACTGAATTTTTAGATGAGTCAAGAAATCTCTGCACCCTTTCATGGGTTTCAAAAGTCAGTCACTTTCAAATTAGTTTGTTGTTTTATCTTTCCAGGTTCTGAAGTGGAGATGAAATGAATGTGTTGACCATTAGATTTTTTCATGGCTGTATTACCAGTTTCAGTTCACCCAGTAAAGTCTTATTTGATTCTGTGCTATGCCAGGGTAAAAGCTGCTGTCATCTGTGTtgcaaaacccacaaaaatattaGGGTTTGAAAGATTCAGAGAGATTACTAACTGAATCTGTTATAGAAATAAACTGAATCTGTTATGGTAATATTGCAGTCTGAAAAGAGGTGATCTTGAAAACAGTCAGGCAGCTTTTCCAGTGGAACAGATAGGAAAAGCTGTGAATTTCAGGTGGCTGTTTATTAGGCAGGAGCTGGTTAGCAGGACTGTGGCAACAGTTAAAAGAGTTATAATCTCTTTGGATTAAAGCTGAGTTATGGAGTAGAGGGAAAGGGCACTTGACTTTTAAGTATTGATGGAGCTTCTTACTGCAGGCTCTGGGAATAAATCCGAAGGTTTTGTTTCCTGGGATGTGCATGAGGCATCTTTCACAGCAGAAAACTCACTAAGGAAAAATACAtcaacaaaccaacaaaagaattgaaaaaaagaaaaagaaaacccaaataacaacaaacaaacccgaaacaaacagcaaaaaaaccctcctccAAACACTCAGGCCACATGAAAGTATTCCTTTCATAGTTCTAAATGTCCTTCTTTTGTAACTGCTTGATTTCATGACTTGGAAAGTTTTGAATGTGAGATCCAGGAGATGTAATTTCCCTGTGGTCTGCTAGTCATGAAACTGCATGGTCAGTGTCAATACCCCCTGGTTCCAACACGGGGCAGTGTGTCTGTGACAAACACGTTACCTTATTATTCCTTCTATCTGCAGCACTTCTAGTTTTGGAGAAGCCAGACCTGCAAGATTCGATTAAGCCCCAGAAGGTAGAGTTCCATTCGTTAAATTTCAACACCACTTTGCATTGGCAGCCTGGGTGGGCCAGAGAGGCGAGAGATGCGCTCTACTTTGTGCAGTATAAAGTGTAAGTACCGGGGCCTCCCACTGTGCTGGGGCTTAGTCCTGCTGGGCACATCAAAGTGGTTTCTCAGCTCACAGGATGCTCTCATTCCCGGGGAACAGCCGTGTCCTGCTTGGCTGCCAGCTCTCAGTTGTTTCTGCACCTATCAGTCCCATGAGGTGCAGTCAAGCAGCATGCAGCAGGCACCTTCATGGCACCAAGAGTTTGAAGCAAAATGTAGTTTGCAAGTGACCTCTGAAAGTCACTGGGTCCAGCTACCTGCCTCAAGAAGGTCTAGGTAGGCCCAGATCTTCTGTAATGGAACATTTAAGGTATTTCAGTGGCCTACCTTGCCCGTGGCACTGCCTCAGGGTGGCTTGCTTGGAAAGACTGAGGCAACATTAGGGGCCGGTCTTCAGGGtctgctcccatccctggcacACTGTGTGTGCCCGAAACCCTTATTGCCCTTGAGAAATTGTTTGGTGAAATCCGGCATTCTGCCCATCATTGAACACACTGGCTAGGCCAAAACTTGCCCACCTCTGCCATGGGGTAACTAAGAGGTGGCTTCCTACAGGGCTGGTGAGCCATGTCTCTGCTTCAGATTTCTTCCAGAAAAGACAGGAACCTGTAGCTCCCAAATGCCCATGAAATCAACTTTCCCTGTTATCAAATTGAAGGCACGTAATTTCCATGGCAGGACCCTTGTCAGTGCCACGAGAGTGAAACAGATGGCTGAGaatctgcagggacacaggcagtGACCCCTAAAGATTGTTTaaatccttcctcctcttcccacatAGGTATGGGCAGAGCACGTGGCAAAACAAAGACGAGTGCTGGGGGATTTCAAGCCGTGTCTGTGACCTAACACATGAGACCTCTGACATCCAGGAGCCTTACTACAGCAGAGTGAGAGCAGCCTTGGCTGGTGTCTATTCCAGCTGGAGCCTCAGCTGCAGATTCACTCCTTGGAGAGAAAGTAAGTGCAAACATACATGTCCCCCAGGAAGGAGTTTGATCTCTGTGGATGGAACGCATCATTTCTGCTCCCAACATGAGTTTCTGCTTGCAAACATGAGTAATCCTTTTCTAGCCACAAAGCTGAACGGAAAGAAGTGAGTCAGTAGCTCTCAGGTGAAGTGTTATGCCAAGGTAATTCTCCACACACTTGAAAGCTGAGTGATTACAGCTAAATAGCCACTTACCAGTAATTAGGAGATCAAAAGATCCCTTTAATTCAACCTCTTCCTCTGGGCATggaaaacataaattattttcaggcattttttgaagctgctggaaggacaggactcaagacaataaaaaaggaagcattttttttctttgggaggagaagagagaaCAGAGCTACATGGTGTGTGGCCACTAGTCTTCTCATATTTATGTGTTATCCTGACTGCAGGAAAAGACATAGAAAGGACATGTGCAAAGCTTCTGGTTAGCACTGTCATTATAGTGCCACAGTCTGTTAAAAATGGAGGATTGCCCAAAGACTGAACAGCAGCTACCAATAAGTTCACCTTGAATTCCTTTTTCCCTCACTGGCCAATGCAAAATCAAATTGTCAGTGTGGGTCACGTCACAGCCCCGAAGAGCAAACTACCTTGAGCCTCCTGCACAGATGAAACCACAAGCTTTGAcataaagcaaaaccagaactactttccctgttcctcctcctcctcctgaagAGATttgtgtggcagctgctgccctgtgtccccacatTTCTGGTGCTGCACACACATGAATGCAGGCACAAGCTTGAAGCCTTACCTGTGTTTAACCAAGCcaattgcaaaatatttgaaagtgATGATGTAAACTACATCCTTGGCATAGCTGAAATGGTTCAAACGGACCTTTTGTGCAGTCCAAGCACAAAggcaaacacaaggaaaaaagaaaatcagagcaaTTTTGGAATTTTGCTTGACTAGTCAGCACATAACAACATCAGCTCTAAGGGATTTCAAAAAGTTTGGCTCAAAGATGAATTTACAAATGCAGGAAATGTCACCCCCAAAATAACAATaaccaaaccaaataaacacCAAGAAGTAAGAATTTACAGAGTGTCACTTGAGGagtaaatacagcaaaatataTAATTGGTAACATGAACATTTGTTGAATGGATTCAAATTGCATTCTAggaaatattattaataaatgATAATTGTGTTCATAgctttggtgggttttttttgtagctGTGATAGGACCTCCGACGGTAACTGTGGTTCATAGCAACAAATCCATAACAGTAAAGCTCCAGGCTCCACGTTCTCCTTATAAAAGGAAGAGAGGCAGCAAAATACCCATGACAAATTATTATAACCTGCTGTATCAAGTCTTCATAATTAATAACTTGCTAGATGAGGTAAGAGTACATTCAGATATGAACCCTTTACCattgaaaagcaagaaaagtgTGGGTACTTGTTCTACTGTTGAAACTGTCTTCTGGGATTATGACTGTGCAAGTGTTTGAAAACAAAGTAGGCTAACTTCTCAGGAATGAAATTTGATTGAATTGAGTTGTATTCCTCCCTGTATAATTTTCCATCTACTTAATACCTCTAAATCTAtgacatatttaaaaaatttggGACAGGAGAGGAATTTGGTAGGAGGGGGAAggaaatttctttaaaaagcataaataaGTTATTAATGCTGTTTGGTTTGTGCAAGTCCATGTGCTGTTCTGCATCCTCTGTTCTCATCAAATTTTACTCACAGACATACATGCTAGGGAAATGTACTTGattcttgctcttttttctcCACTCTGTGTGAAGCAACACAGGCTCCTGGTGTATGAAGGGAAAGACAAGGTTATTGAAATACGAGATTTGAGGCCTGGAGTCAGCTACTGTATCGTGGCTAAAATGTACATGCCAATGCTGGACCACAGCAGTGCCTACAGCAGCAGGCAATGTaccctgctgcagtgacagggaTGGCACC encodes the following:
- the IL22RA2 gene encoding interleukin-22 receptor subunit alpha-2 isoform X2, whose translation is MRRIMLSFLCLLMHLLQDETTSLLVLEKPDLQDSIKPQKVEFHSLNFNTTLHWQPGWAREARDALYFVQYKVYGQSTWQNKDECWGISSRVCDLTHETSDIQEPYYSRVRAALAGVYSSWSLSCRFTPWRETVIGPPTVTVVHSNKSITVKLQAPRSPYKRKRGSKIPMTNYYNLLYQVFIINNLLDEQHRLLVYEGKDKVIEIRDLRPGVSYCIVAKMYMPMLDHSSAYSSRQCTLLQ
- the IL22RA2 gene encoding interleukin-22 receptor subunit alpha-2 isoform X1, which translates into the protein MTFQSSDWSLDFEDVFGKWIDKRSAARDRLSDFCLHFALLVLEKPDLQDSIKPQKVEFHSLNFNTTLHWQPGWAREARDALYFVQYKVYGQSTWQNKDECWGISSRVCDLTHETSDIQEPYYSRVRAALAGVYSSWSLSCRFTPWRETVIGPPTVTVVHSNKSITVKLQAPRSPYKRKRGSKIPMTNYYNLLYQVFIINNLLDEQHRLLVYEGKDKVIEIRDLRPGVSYCIVAKMYMPMLDHSSAYSSRQCTLLQ